Proteins co-encoded in one bacterium BMS3Abin02 genomic window:
- the qcrB_4 gene encoding menaquinol-cytochrome c reductase cytochrome b subunit yields the protein MSQAVRSHGEKKRHPWLDAIDERLGISALRYPVPRHANSLAWSLGGLTLAALLILIVTGILLAQFYTPTPEAARASVLRIETGVSLGSLLRGIHVWAAQAMFVLVVAHLARILITGSYKRPREANWLIGLALLGMVVLLIFTGSTLRWDQEAFEAVEHNTQLAGLAGALGTWFTAQFGAGTPLLTRLYLAHVSFLPAVVFILLVIHFALVKRLGVSARPEVPVGEPDPDEEVPFTTHVRHLTGWSLLLLGILVALAATTANPIGPAPVAGIEVTKPLWVFFSIYQFENWFGIDGLVWVPVALFLLLAALPFLDRSPERRATRRRWVMGAALVIFGLLAVFSVIVAVSAPGAHLQ from the coding sequence ATGTCCCAGGCAGTTCGTTCCCACGGCGAGAAGAAACGCCATCCGTGGCTGGACGCGATCGATGAGCGTCTCGGCATCTCGGCGTTGCGTTACCCGGTCCCCCGGCATGCGAACTCGCTGGCGTGGAGCCTGGGAGGACTGACGCTGGCCGCACTGCTGATCCTGATTGTGACCGGAATCCTGCTCGCGCAGTTCTACACGCCCACCCCGGAGGCTGCCCGGGCGAGTGTGCTGCGGATCGAGACAGGTGTATCGCTGGGAAGTCTCCTGCGCGGGATTCACGTGTGGGCCGCGCAGGCGATGTTCGTGCTCGTGGTCGCTCACCTCGCCCGCATACTCATCACCGGCTCGTACAAGCGACCCCGCGAAGCCAACTGGCTGATCGGACTTGCGCTCCTGGGCATGGTGGTTCTGTTGATATTCACCGGTTCCACCCTGCGTTGGGACCAGGAGGCGTTCGAGGCAGTGGAGCACAACACCCAGTTGGCCGGGTTGGCAGGTGCCCTTGGCACGTGGTTCACGGCACAGTTCGGTGCGGGCACCCCCTTGCTGACCCGTCTCTACCTGGCCCATGTGAGCTTCCTTCCCGCCGTCGTGTTCATCTTGCTGGTGATCCACTTTGCGCTCGTGAAGCGGCTCGGCGTGTCGGCACGGCCGGAAGTGCCGGTCGGTGAACCCGATCCGGATGAGGAGGTGCCGTTCACGACCCACGTGCGGCACCTAACCGGCTGGAGCCTGCTCTTGCTGGGAATCCTCGTCGCATTGGCTGCGACGACCGCGAACCCGATCGGACCCGCGCCGGTTGCGGGCATCGAGGTCACCAAGCCCCTCTGGGTCTTCTTCTCGATCTACCAGTTTGAGAACTGGTTTGGGATCGACGGGCTGGTCTGGGTGCCTGTCGCGCTGTTCCTGTTGTTGGCCGCTCTCCCGTTCCTGGACCGGTCACCGGAGCGACGTGCCACCCGGCGGCGTTGGGTCATGGGAGCGGCGCTCGTGATCTTCGGTCTCCTGGCGGTGTTCAGTGTGATCGTGGCGGTGTCCGCTCCGGGAGCCCACCTCCAGTGA
- the nuoN_2 gene encoding NADH-quinone oxidoreductase subunit N translates to MAEVDIGAQMVRFLGDVLPELTLAGGAIAILLVALFTPRRFQAWIGALATLILAAAGFFAGRDLAGPPRLTFFDTLAVDGVGRWATLLLIVVTIFTVALSVEWFRSDARHGEYYTILLFGTLGAVLLAGASSLMEFIVAMLLSSVTGFTLAAFHRRSRNSSEAGIKYFLLGALANGAALYGVAFLFGLGGTTTLTGLRAGLVGADPLALVVGFGLIMIGVAFKLGAVPVHPWVPDVAEGAPAPVAPFLMIVGKIGAFVFLARLVMVIPDTALGWRPLTAILAAATMTLGNLAALWQTDVRRLLGWSAVSQAGYGLLAIVALGRSDLAIPSLLMFLVAYALATIAVFGVVVQLRGLTDRESYRGLAGPHPWLAAALAIGFLSFVGIPPLGGFAAKLLLMGAVIDAGYTWLAVVTVINSAISLFYYLRVIAPAYIDKHLAAQPVLDWRPAATVVVTAAGVILVGVVAQPLIGAWQLVHLLPG, encoded by the coding sequence ATGGCTGAAGTCGACATCGGTGCCCAGATGGTGCGCTTCCTCGGGGACGTTCTCCCCGAGTTGACGCTCGCCGGAGGTGCGATCGCGATCCTCCTGGTTGCCCTGTTCACACCGCGCCGGTTCCAGGCGTGGATCGGCGCGCTCGCCACCCTGATACTCGCCGCGGCCGGCTTCTTCGCGGGCCGGGACCTGGCAGGACCTCCTCGCCTCACGTTCTTCGACACACTCGCCGTCGACGGCGTCGGCAGATGGGCGACCCTCTTGCTGATCGTCGTGACGATCTTCACCGTGGCCCTCTCGGTCGAATGGTTCAGGTCGGACGCCCGTCACGGCGAGTACTACACGATCCTGCTCTTCGGAACTCTCGGAGCAGTGCTCTTGGCGGGCGCCTCCAGCCTCATGGAATTCATCGTGGCGATGTTGCTCTCGTCCGTGACCGGCTTCACTCTGGCTGCGTTTCACCGGCGATCGAGAAACTCCTCCGAGGCCGGGATCAAGTACTTCCTCCTCGGCGCTCTCGCCAACGGCGCGGCGCTCTACGGTGTCGCATTCCTGTTCGGACTCGGCGGAACCACCACGCTGACCGGACTTCGCGCCGGTCTCGTCGGTGCAGATCCTCTCGCCCTCGTCGTCGGCTTCGGTCTCATCATGATCGGCGTAGCTTTCAAGTTGGGCGCCGTCCCGGTTCACCCGTGGGTACCGGACGTGGCAGAAGGCGCGCCGGCTCCCGTGGCTCCATTCCTGATGATCGTCGGCAAGATCGGTGCCTTCGTGTTTCTGGCTCGCCTGGTCATGGTGATCCCTGATACCGCGCTTGGATGGCGGCCGCTGACAGCCATCTTGGCGGCGGCCACCATGACCCTGGGGAACCTCGCGGCCCTCTGGCAGACCGATGTGCGAAGGCTGCTGGGTTGGTCGGCGGTCTCACAGGCAGGATACGGGCTCCTGGCCATCGTGGCCCTCGGCCGCAGCGATCTGGCGATCCCTTCCCTGCTCATGTTCCTCGTCGCCTACGCCCTCGCGACGATTGCAGTGTTCGGTGTGGTCGTCCAACTTCGCGGTCTCACCGATCGCGAATCGTACCGGGGTCTCGCAGGCCCACACCCCTGGCTCGCCGCTGCCTTGGCGATAGGGTTTCTCTCCTTCGTGGGGATACCCCCTCTGGGTGGTTTCGCGGCGAAACTGCTGCTCATGGGTGCTGTGATCGACGCCGGTTACACATGGCTCGCCGTCGTCACCGTGATCAACTCGGCGATCTCCCTCTTCTACTACCTGCGTGTCATCGCCCCTGCCTACATCGACAAGCACCTCGCAGCGCAACCCGTCTTGGATTGGCGCCCCGCCGCCACGGTCGTGGTCACAGCCGCCGGTGTCATCCTCGTTGGCGTAGTGGCTCAACCACTCATCGGAGCCTGGCAACTCGTCCATCTGCTCCCAGGTTGA
- the ndhD1 gene encoding NAD(P)H-quinone oxidoreductase chain 4 1: MLSIAIFLPVIAAAALLAFPKDRPQLARWTAVAVSLVPLGIIVAAWTMFKGGIGFQLIESAPWITSIGVTYQVGIDGLSLPLLAMSALLFTISMIFPADLRGKARQYYAAFLFLETASLGLFLALDLILFFVFFDLSLVGMYFLIGIWGHGDAQRSALKFFLYTLVGSLALLLGILGIYLNTSPRTFDMIEIIRTQPLPAAGLASTLIFWAIALGFAIKAPLVPFHTWLPPAHVDAPAPASAILAGVLLKMGTYGFIRVLLQMMPGTFDRFAFPLGVIAVVSIVYGALVAMAQTNLKRLIAYTSVNHMGYVILGVSVGAAFVGADSARSLALTGATVEMVAHGLITGSMFLLSGSILARGRTYEMGEFGGLASRAPALTGAMMLAAFASLGLPGLAGFVAEFQIFAGTLGVFPWLAAIGLLGIVLTAALFLRMLQQVFLGPLPERWTGWTDLGWSEIVALTPALVLVVVIGIAPAWLVNVVNSLSQAIVGG; encoded by the coding sequence ATGCTCAGTATCGCCATCTTCCTTCCCGTGATCGCAGCAGCAGCCCTGCTCGCTTTCCCGAAGGATCGACCCCAGCTCGCCCGCTGGACGGCTGTGGCAGTGAGCCTCGTGCCACTGGGCATCATCGTCGCGGCGTGGACCATGTTCAAGGGCGGAATCGGTTTCCAACTCATCGAATCGGCTCCGTGGATCACGTCGATCGGAGTGACCTATCAGGTCGGCATCGACGGCCTCTCCTTGCCGCTGCTGGCGATGTCGGCGCTGCTGTTCACCATCTCGATGATCTTCCCAGCCGACCTGCGCGGCAAGGCCCGCCAGTACTACGCGGCCTTCCTCTTCCTCGAGACGGCTTCACTGGGCCTCTTTCTCGCCTTGGATCTGATCCTCTTCTTCGTGTTCTTCGACCTCTCACTGGTGGGAATGTACTTCCTCATCGGCATCTGGGGACACGGCGACGCGCAGCGTTCTGCGCTCAAGTTCTTCCTCTACACGCTCGTCGGATCCCTGGCATTGTTGCTTGGCATTCTCGGCATCTACCTGAACACGTCGCCCCGCACATTCGACATGATCGAGATCATCCGCACCCAGCCACTCCCGGCTGCGGGGCTTGCCTCGACACTCATCTTCTGGGCGATCGCTCTCGGCTTCGCCATCAAGGCGCCACTGGTGCCGTTCCACACCTGGCTTCCTCCCGCCCATGTCGACGCCCCGGCACCCGCCTCCGCGATCCTCGCCGGCGTACTGCTGAAGATGGGGACGTACGGGTTCATCCGCGTACTTCTCCAGATGATGCCCGGCACCTTCGACAGGTTTGCCTTCCCCCTTGGTGTCATCGCGGTTGTCAGCATCGTGTATGGAGCGCTGGTCGCCATGGCTCAGACCAACCTGAAACGGCTCATTGCCTACACGTCGGTCAACCACATGGGCTACGTCATTCTCGGTGTGTCGGTCGGCGCGGCATTCGTCGGAGCGGACTCCGCCCGGTCCCTCGCGCTGACCGGGGCCACCGTGGAGATGGTCGCCCACGGTCTCATCACCGGCAGCATGTTCCTCCTGTCGGGTTCGATACTCGCCCGCGGTCGCACGTATGAGATGGGGGAATTCGGAGGACTCGCGTCTCGGGCACCGGCACTCACCGGAGCGATGATGCTCGCAGCTTTCGCGAGCCTGGGGCTGCCAGGCCTTGCCGGATTCGTCGCCGAGTTCCAGATCTTCGCCGGCACCCTCGGCGTGTTCCCGTGGCTGGCGGCAATCGGCCTCCTCGGGATCGTCCTCACTGCCGCGCTGTTCCTGAGGATGTTGCAGCAGGTCTTCCTCGGTCCGCTGCCGGAACGCTGGACGGGCTGGACGGACCTCGGATGGTCGGAAATCGTCGCGCTCACCCCGGCTCTCGTGCTCGTCGTCGTCATCGGGATAGCTCCTGCATGGCTGGTCAACGTGGTCAACTCACTCAGCCAAGCCATCGTGGGCGGTTGA
- the nuoL_1 gene encoding NADH-quinone oxidoreductase subunit L gives MAWLPVFVPVAGAAIVFLLRRRRRLLGPIALVALAGALAAAVLAAVASSTASWDWGAGIALELSVEGAARLMVVLVPLVALPIVGFTAASLRRDPALARLLGLMVAFVGAMELLVIAADFLTLLIGWELVGAASWSLIGHEWRDPNRPRLAKEAFITTRFGDLGLYVAAGAAFAATGSFRYADLAVSSDPRWMAVAAGGVLVAAAAKSAQVPFSPWLFSAMAGPSPVSALLHSATMVAAGAYALIRLQPIFSQVPWFPPTVIGLGLVTALAGGVVALIQTDFKKALAGSTSAQYGLMLIAIGAGFTAAGMGQLTAHAFFKALLFLGAGVALHTGGTLDLGKLRLGSALPKVAILFGIGTAALAAIPPLGGAFTKETVLAAAFDTGVWVGAGTVVAGLLSALYASRLHMLGYGPGSTRTKGERPGAGELLALGTLATITLLLGALWLPGGESLLETVTSGRLAGGKPWELWASLGSIALGLATVAVLWKYRRLVDLGIPDRLRARVADWWGLPTAGRVVIVDPVLRLSKGLGFTDRSVVDALVLGTARTVGAVSAALRRRAERVIDGVVHVTAGGVLRTADTSRLVDDDAVDGTVEGIALGIGIAGEKSRKLQTGMSYHYYTILVIGAALIVFVTVLWR, from the coding sequence ATGGCCTGGTTGCCAGTCTTCGTGCCGGTAGCAGGTGCCGCCATCGTGTTCCTGCTTCGACGGCGGCGCAGACTCCTCGGCCCCATCGCCCTCGTCGCACTCGCAGGGGCACTCGCAGCCGCCGTGCTGGCGGCGGTCGCGAGTTCGACGGCATCCTGGGACTGGGGTGCAGGTATCGCGCTCGAACTGTCCGTCGAAGGCGCCGCCCGTCTCATGGTGGTGCTCGTGCCGTTGGTGGCGCTGCCGATCGTGGGTTTCACCGCGGCCAGCCTCCGCCGAGATCCCGCGCTCGCCCGCCTCCTTGGGCTCATGGTCGCCTTCGTCGGTGCGATGGAGCTGCTGGTGATCGCCGCCGATTTCCTGACCTTGCTCATCGGATGGGAACTGGTCGGTGCGGCGTCCTGGTCGCTCATCGGTCACGAATGGCGCGACCCGAACCGCCCCCGTTTGGCGAAAGAGGCATTCATCACAACGCGCTTCGGGGACCTGGGGCTGTACGTGGCTGCCGGTGCCGCCTTCGCAGCGACAGGCAGCTTTCGGTACGCCGACCTCGCCGTTTCATCCGACCCCCGCTGGATGGCCGTCGCCGCCGGCGGGGTGCTCGTGGCGGCCGCAGCGAAGTCCGCCCAGGTTCCCTTCTCTCCCTGGTTGTTCTCGGCGATGGCCGGACCCTCTCCGGTGTCGGCACTGCTGCACTCGGCGACGATGGTCGCAGCGGGTGCCTATGCACTCATCCGGCTTCAGCCGATCTTCTCGCAAGTCCCGTGGTTCCCGCCGACCGTCATCGGACTTGGTCTGGTCACTGCGCTGGCCGGCGGCGTCGTGGCACTCATCCAGACCGACTTCAAGAAAGCGCTGGCCGGCTCGACGTCCGCCCAGTACGGCTTGATGCTGATAGCGATCGGCGCCGGTTTCACCGCAGCCGGCATGGGGCAGCTCACAGCGCACGCCTTCTTCAAAGCGCTCCTGTTCCTCGGTGCGGGCGTGGCACTTCACACGGGAGGCACGCTGGATCTCGGCAAGCTCCGCCTCGGCTCCGCCTTGCCGAAGGTGGCGATCCTGTTCGGTATCGGTACGGCTGCGTTGGCCGCCATCCCACCGCTGGGCGGCGCCTTCACCAAAGAAACCGTCCTCGCAGCGGCCTTCGACACCGGCGTCTGGGTCGGAGCAGGAACGGTGGTGGCCGGACTCCTGTCCGCCCTGTACGCGAGTCGCCTCCACATGCTCGGTTACGGACCCGGCTCCACCCGGACCAAGGGCGAACGTCCGGGAGCCGGCGAGCTGCTTGCGCTCGGCACACTCGCCACGATCACGTTGCTCCTCGGTGCACTGTGGCTTCCTGGCGGAGAGAGCCTTCTGGAGACAGTGACGTCGGGCCGCCTCGCCGGAGGAAAACCATGGGAACTGTGGGCATCCCTGGGAAGCATCGCTCTCGGGCTGGCGACCGTCGCCGTCCTCTGGAAATACCGACGGCTCGTCGACCTCGGGATTCCCGATCGTCTCCGTGCCAGAGTGGCCGACTGGTGGGGTCTGCCGACCGCGGGACGGGTCGTCATCGTCGACCCGGTGCTCCGCCTGTCCAAGGGCCTCGGATTCACAGACCGCTCCGTCGTGGACGCGCTCGTGCTGGGCACCGCTCGCACCGTCGGCGCCGTGTCGGCCGCCTTGCGGAGGAGAGCAGAACGCGTCATCGATGGCGTCGTGCACGTAACGGCCGGTGGCGTACTGCGCACGGCAGACACATCACGACTCGTGGACGATGACGCCGTCGACGGCACCGTCGAAGGGATCGCCCTCGGAATCGGCATCGCCGGCGAGAAGAGTCGAAAGCTCCAAACCGGCATGTCCTACCACTACTACACGATCCTTGTGATCGGCGCCGCACTCATCGTCTTCGTGACCGTTCTCTGGAGGTAG
- the nuoK_1 gene encoding NADH-quinone oxidoreductase subunit K encodes MSLEALLVVAAAIFGVGIYGALSQQSFVMIMMGLELMLNATILAVVAFWWGSTGGNPEGQLLVIVVMTAMAIEAAIGFALVANVYRARKADITEKLKRLRN; translated from the coding sequence ATGAGCCTCGAAGCACTCCTCGTCGTGGCGGCCGCCATCTTCGGCGTCGGTATCTACGGTGCCCTCAGTCAGCAGTCCTTCGTCATGATCATGATGGGACTCGAGCTGATGCTGAACGCCACCATCTTGGCCGTCGTGGCCTTCTGGTGGGGTTCCACAGGCGGCAACCCGGAGGGGCAACTCCTCGTGATCGTGGTCATGACGGCCATGGCCATCGAGGCGGCGATCGGCTTCGCGCTGGTGGCGAACGTGTACAGGGCACGGAAAGCCGACATCACCGAGAAGCTGAAGAGGCTTCGAAACTGA
- a CDS encoding NADH:ubiquinone oxidoreductase subunit J, whose translation MSIGWLDVLFWAFSAMAVITAILVFVTDSMVRAAYWLMASFVAVGAILVTLNAQFLGLILILMMAGEMTIMAIFMVMFMMNPAGLNPMLMVHQHRTAILSGVGSFLALAAVGLFANFPDRPANIVGPPIVPLGQELLGPSMLVFESAGVALLAVMIGAIALVSYRGRYGDADQGSEEPPLEVGVGR comes from the coding sequence GTGAGCATCGGATGGCTCGACGTGCTCTTTTGGGCGTTCTCGGCGATGGCCGTGATCACGGCGATCCTCGTGTTCGTCACCGACTCGATGGTGCGGGCGGCCTACTGGTTGATGGCGTCGTTCGTGGCCGTCGGAGCCATCCTCGTCACCCTCAATGCGCAATTCCTCGGCCTCATCCTCATCCTGATGATGGCCGGGGAGATGACCATCATGGCCATCTTCATGGTGATGTTCATGATGAACCCGGCCGGTCTGAACCCGATGCTCATGGTGCACCAGCACCGCACGGCAATCCTCTCGGGCGTGGGCTCGTTCCTTGCGCTGGCCGCCGTCGGCCTCTTCGCCAATTTCCCGGATCGCCCGGCAAATATCGTCGGGCCGCCCATCGTTCCCCTTGGCCAGGAACTCCTCGGGCCATCGATGTTGGTGTTCGAATCTGCCGGCGTGGCGCTCCTCGCCGTCATGATCGGAGCGATCGCTCTCGTTTCCTATCGCGGACGGTACGGCGACGCCGATCAGGGCTCTGAAGAGCCCCCACTCGAAGTAGGGGTGGGCCGATGA
- the nuoH_2 gene encoding NADH-quinone oxidoreductase subunit H encodes MNPGAAILFTGGVLTGGVYIVSVLDRLFAGITARSPERVGRLLLDPFRSVALLMSQRRTVTERPDREAWALAPALLAGLAAVAFTAIPLTPGLAIADVPVGIVLFGAALVQVMVAVFLHGWSANSIFSVIGGYRFAALALSMGIPFSLVLITTAIPAESLSVGVIIGSQAELWNVLRQPLGLPIYLLTALGFTFWGPFHHPDAVDLAGGSQAETSGTALLAWRTARAALLVSAAVMGSAAFLGGPLGPWLPGWAWSILKTVALLTVMIWFGHQTARPRMENVVKFGWLVLLPLALVDVFVSGALTL; translated from the coding sequence GTGAATCCGGGAGCTGCAATTCTCTTCACGGGCGGAGTCCTCACCGGCGGCGTGTACATCGTCTCGGTGCTCGATCGTCTCTTTGCCGGCATCACCGCCCGAAGCCCCGAGCGCGTCGGTCGCCTCCTCCTCGACCCCTTCCGCAGCGTTGCGCTCCTCATGTCACAACGCAGGACCGTCACCGAACGGCCCGACCGGGAGGCCTGGGCGCTGGCGCCGGCCTTGCTCGCCGGTCTCGCCGCCGTCGCCTTCACCGCGATCCCCCTCACCCCGGGGCTCGCCATCGCCGACGTGCCCGTCGGCATCGTCCTCTTCGGTGCCGCCCTCGTACAGGTGATGGTGGCGGTCTTCCTGCACGGATGGTCGGCGAACTCGATCTTTTCGGTGATCGGCGGCTATCGGTTTGCAGCATTGGCCCTCTCCATGGGAATCCCCTTCTCCCTCGTGCTCATTACAACGGCCATACCCGCGGAATCCCTCTCCGTTGGGGTGATCATCGGCTCCCAGGCGGAGCTCTGGAACGTGCTCCGCCAGCCGCTCGGCCTTCCCATCTACCTCCTCACTGCACTCGGATTCACGTTCTGGGGACCCTTCCACCATCCTGACGCCGTCGACCTCGCAGGTGGCTCACAGGCGGAAACGTCGGGAACGGCACTGCTCGCGTGGCGGACGGCGAGAGCCGCACTCCTCGTGTCGGCCGCCGTCATGGGATCGGCCGCATTCCTGGGTGGCCCCCTCGGTCCTTGGCTCCCCGGCTGGGCATGGTCGATTCTCAAGACGGTCGCCCTGCTGACCGTCATGATCTGGTTCGGCCATCAGACCGCTCGACCGAGAATGGAGAACGTGGTGAAGTTCGGCTGGCTGGTACTCCTGCCCCTGGCGCTCGTGGACGTCTTCGTGTCAGGAGCGTTGACGCTGTGA
- a CDS encoding NADH dehydrogenase subunit D — MGLRGLLTGAAARARVPVFAVGGTGARDDVQKLRLRNEISMLDTPRPANILLVAGTFTDAGVAALRRVHDQMSPPRLTVQWGATTREGLPGEHVVSGDIDELVDTIVKLHGALLHGMLRSEEPLLPDVEPAEWRNVGPYGQGGKGMTGGVPYGRPMAERGPDRDGIQLDRLPVTLGPWLPAFPAGLTLRVTFQGDIIQEASVGPTTVTAAIAPPFREALDRPVPIADVELARARHHLRWLAEALRLQGLGAAGLRALRLAERLTPQDGDAVDAMARTVRRSGAFAWGLGSAGRVDPSLTGGLGPVARAGGRPDDARLEDPTYRSLGFSPITFDGGDPRSRWRQRLAEITQSLELVTQGRDRRAFGEGVVEGPRGRLEEGAPTPSSRMLELLPALLTGLEWGDAVTCLASLDVDPAEAIAGTPDTDEEDAA, encoded by the coding sequence ATGGGCCTGAGGGGTCTCTTGACCGGCGCCGCCGCCCGAGCTCGCGTTCCCGTATTCGCCGTGGGAGGGACCGGCGCACGCGACGACGTGCAGAAGCTACGCCTGCGAAACGAGATCAGCATGCTGGACACACCCCGGCCCGCGAACATCCTGTTGGTGGCAGGAACGTTCACGGATGCGGGTGTGGCTGCCCTCCGTCGCGTCCACGACCAGATGTCACCCCCTCGCCTGACCGTCCAGTGGGGCGCGACCACACGCGAAGGTCTTCCCGGAGAACACGTCGTTTCCGGAGACATCGATGAACTCGTCGACACCATCGTGAAGCTCCACGGCGCTCTCCTCCATGGCATGCTTCGCTCCGAAGAGCCACTGCTACCGGACGTCGAACCGGCCGAGTGGCGAAACGTCGGACCGTACGGTCAGGGCGGCAAGGGCATGACCGGAGGTGTCCCCTATGGGCGCCCGATGGCCGAACGCGGGCCAGACCGGGATGGCATCCAACTCGACCGCCTTCCGGTGACGTTGGGACCGTGGCTTCCTGCGTTCCCGGCAGGATTGACGCTGCGTGTGACCTTCCAAGGCGACATCATCCAGGAGGCCTCTGTAGGCCCGACCACGGTGACCGCCGCCATCGCCCCCCCGTTCAGAGAAGCCCTGGACCGCCCGGTCCCCATCGCCGACGTCGAATTGGCCCGCGCCCGGCACCATCTCAGATGGCTGGCCGAGGCGCTGCGTCTCCAGGGGCTCGGAGCCGCGGGACTCCGGGCCCTACGACTCGCCGAACGACTGACGCCACAAGACGGTGACGCCGTCGACGCGATGGCTCGCACGGTCCGAAGAAGCGGTGCCTTCGCCTGGGGACTCGGTTCGGCAGGCCGCGTCGATCCATCATTGACGGGGGGCCTCGGTCCCGTCGCCAGAGCAGGCGGCCGTCCCGACGATGCCAGGTTGGAGGACCCCACCTACCGAAGCCTCGGTTTCTCACCCATCACGTTCGACGGCGGCGATCCTCGTTCTCGCTGGAGACAGAGGCTCGCAGAGATCACACAATCTCTCGAGCTCGTCACGCAAGGCAGAGATCGACGCGCCTTCGGCGAGGGCGTCGTCGAAGGACCCCGCGGACGGCTGGAAGAAGGAGCACCAACGCCCTCGAGCCGGATGCTCGAGCTCCTGCCCGCCCTCCTGACCGGTCTGGAGTGGGGAGACGCCGTAACCTGTCTGGCGAGCCTCGATGTGGACCCCGCCGAGGCGATCGCAGGCACCCCAGACACCGACGAAGAGGACGCTGCGTGA
- the ndhC_2 gene encoding NAD(P)H-quinone oxidoreductase subunit 3 codes for MASLGAALVVFLAAGLAVVSTRWVGDRLNPVLTTAPERVPSAGGVEPDFHAWNRFHIRYYAMALLFLAFDMEMVFMYPWAVVFVKEGLVSLVEMLMFILILVVGIVYAWRERGFEWA; via the coding sequence ATGGCGTCTCTCGGAGCTGCGCTCGTGGTGTTCCTGGCAGCCGGGCTTGCCGTCGTCAGCACCCGATGGGTGGGCGATCGGCTCAACCCCGTGCTGACGACCGCACCCGAGCGCGTTCCATCCGCCGGGGGTGTGGAACCGGATTTCCACGCGTGGAACCGGTTCCACATCCGCTACTACGCGATGGCCTTGCTGTTCCTGGCTTTCGACATGGAGATGGTCTTCATGTACCCGTGGGCAGTCGTGTTCGTAAAGGAGGGACTCGTCTCGCTGGTCGAGATGCTGATGTTCATCCTGATCCTGGTCGTAGGGATCGTGTACGCCTGGCGGGAACGAGGGTTCGAATGGGCCTGA
- the actP gene encoding copper-transporting P-type ATPase, protein MKATDPVCGMTIEMDDAVGTSVHDDKTYYFCSNDCKEEFDENPEDYTA, encoded by the coding sequence ATGAAAGCGACAGACCCGGTCTGCGGGATGACCATCGAAATGGACGACGCCGTCGGTACGAGCGTACACGACGACAAGACCTACTACTTCTGCTCGAACGACTGCAAAGAAGAGTTCGACGAGAACCCCGAAGACTACACAGCCTGA
- the petA gene encoding ubiquinol-cytochrome c reductase iron-sulfur subunit — MSKINRRDLLVRAWKWGFGLVSVAAAWTTWDMFKPSNASGFGTKVSAGPADSVPIDNVTEVPAMRGYLTTDKGEAVALWWKCPHLGCRVPWCDSSGEFECPCHGSVFNRVGEWREGPAPRGLDRFSMQIVDGVVEVDTGSVITGPPHGPETIDEPVRGPKCEGTEDA, encoded by the coding sequence ATGAGCAAGATCAACCGCAGAGACCTCCTGGTGAGAGCCTGGAAGTGGGGATTCGGACTGGTAAGTGTCGCCGCCGCCTGGACGACTTGGGACATGTTCAAGCCGTCGAACGCCAGTGGGTTCGGAACGAAAGTGAGTGCGGGGCCTGCAGACAGCGTGCCGATAGACAACGTCACCGAAGTGCCTGCGATGCGCGGGTACCTCACGACCGACAAAGGTGAGGCAGTGGCACTCTGGTGGAAATGCCCACATCTCGGATGCAGAGTGCCGTGGTGCGATTCTTCCGGTGAGTTCGAATGCCCGTGTCACGGCTCGGTATTCAACCGCGTGGGAGAGTGGCGAGAGGGCCCGGCCCCACGTGGTTTGGATCGCTTCTCGATGCAGATCGTCGACGGCGTCGTCGAAGTGGACACCGGTTCCGTGATCACAGGGCCTCCTCATGGCCCAGAGACGATCGATGAACCCGTGCGAGGCCCGAAATGCGAGGGCACGGAGGACGCTTGA
- the merR1_2 gene encoding mercuric resistance operon regulatory protein codes for MKIGELAQHARVSTKAIRYYEDIGLLPAPRRAPNGYRVYEKGSVDRLLFIRDAQATGLTLAEIASILDLRDKGETTCHHVLDLLERHMHDLDAHIKALKKTRRQLAELAEHARNLDPSKCTDPNRCQTIIHHESVKGATASRHVHKRPARHTHGA; via the coding sequence ATGAAGATCGGAGAACTCGCCCAGCATGCCAGGGTCTCGACCAAGGCAATCCGGTACTACGAGGACATAGGCCTCCTCCCGGCTCCTCGCCGGGCTCCCAACGGATACCGTGTCTATGAGAAAGGATCCGTCGATCGACTGCTGTTCATCAGAGATGCCCAGGCCACCGGTCTGACACTCGCGGAGATCGCCTCGATCCTCGATCTCCGCGACAAAGGCGAAACAACCTGCCACCACGTGCTCGATCTACTCGAGCGCCACATGCACGACTTGGACGCTCACATCAAGGCTCTGAAGAAAACCCGACGACAACTCGCCGAATTGGCCGAGCATGCTCGGAACCTCGACCCGTCCAAGTGCACGGACCCCAACCGTTGTCAGACCATCATTCATCACGAGTCGGTCAAAGGGGCCACGGCCTCCCGGCACGTCCACAAGCGGCCGGCACGCCACACCCATGGAGCGTGA